A section of the Roseivirga sp. BDSF3-8 genome encodes:
- a CDS encoding OmpA family protein — protein MKKLFRSLTIFIGMLCMATAGFAQTIQWASEVIDVSSEFKPPVHFQKLKSNEYAAEQILGKPNVLPGGGDNPNAWAPSGTKGAEFITVGFEEPMRIRQVAIAESYNPSTTSAIYLIDTQGQEHLLREFTPELVPLKSRILDVFFDQTEYEVKAVKVFFDGWAVPGYFAIDAIGISDSVDPIKATIKMADNINEDLEAVKLGPEINSPFKELKPLLTEDGTRLYFSRKNHPENIGGSADDEDIWFSRKNEETGEWMPAENAGSPLNNEGPNFISSITPDGNTMIFTLGNAYLKNDRMTAGVSYSVKTDSGWSAPQRLAIKNEENFASTANYFMSSDRNVLLMSVQREDGQGNKDLYASFKESDGTYSEPKNLGTRVNSAANEISPYLAKDGRTLYFSSNGFSGFGGQDIYVTRRLDETWEKWTEPENLGPDINSEDDDLFFFLTNENKGYFVRGAESDADIYYFDLPLYFEPKPILALTGKVLDKKTNLPVAGARVRVERLPDGQKTGETVSGPEGDYEIQLPPGQKYGYYAEAEEYYPISENIDLTEATSSTALRQDLYLVPVEPEVPIRLSNIFFDFNKAELKEESFPELNRLVTLMKDNPSINIRIEGHTDAIGTEEYNERLSLRRANAIFRYLTENNISYQRLETKGYGESRPIATNETDAGRAENRRVEFVIKK, from the coding sequence ATGAAAAAACTCTTTCGTTCGCTAACTATATTCATCGGAATGCTCTGTATGGCAACGGCTGGTTTCGCCCAAACCATCCAATGGGCCAGCGAAGTGATCGATGTTTCCTCAGAGTTTAAGCCCCCTGTTCACTTTCAGAAACTCAAAAGTAATGAGTATGCTGCCGAACAGATACTTGGTAAACCTAATGTATTGCCGGGGGGTGGTGACAATCCTAATGCCTGGGCACCGTCCGGTACTAAGGGCGCAGAATTCATCACAGTAGGTTTTGAAGAGCCGATGCGCATCCGGCAGGTAGCTATAGCAGAGTCTTATAACCCCTCTACTACATCGGCCATTTACCTGATCGATACTCAAGGACAGGAACACCTTCTTCGGGAATTCACACCAGAGCTTGTGCCTTTAAAAAGCCGTATCCTGGATGTATTCTTCGACCAGACAGAGTACGAGGTCAAGGCCGTGAAAGTCTTTTTTGACGGCTGGGCCGTGCCAGGCTATTTTGCCATAGACGCTATTGGTATATCGGACTCCGTCGACCCGATAAAGGCTACGATAAAGATGGCTGATAATATCAATGAAGACCTGGAAGCCGTAAAGCTTGGCCCTGAGATAAACTCACCGTTTAAAGAACTGAAACCTCTGCTGACCGAAGACGGTACACGGCTATACTTCAGCCGTAAAAATCACCCTGAAAACATAGGTGGCTCTGCTGATGACGAGGATATTTGGTTTAGCCGTAAAAACGAGGAAACCGGTGAGTGGATGCCTGCTGAAAATGCCGGTTCTCCACTGAATAATGAAGGACCAAACTTCATCAGTAGCATCACGCCTGACGGTAACACCATGATCTTCACCTTAGGCAATGCCTATTTGAAGAATGACCGTATGACAGCCGGGGTAAGCTACTCAGTGAAAACAGATAGTGGCTGGAGCGCTCCGCAGAGGCTTGCTATTAAGAACGAGGAAAACTTCGCTTCTACTGCCAATTACTTCATGTCCAGCGATCGCAATGTGTTGCTAATGTCTGTGCAGCGCGAGGATGGCCAGGGTAACAAAGACCTTTATGCCAGTTTTAAAGAGAGTGATGGCACCTATAGCGAGCCTAAGAACCTTGGCACCAGAGTGAATTCTGCCGCAAATGAAATCAGCCCTTACCTGGCCAAAGACGGACGTACGCTATATTTCTCCAGTAACGGCTTCAGCGGCTTTGGCGGACAGGACATTTATGTAACCAGACGCCTGGACGAAACATGGGAAAAATGGACAGAACCTGAAAACCTGGGTCCCGATATAAACTCGGAGGACGATGACCTTTTCTTTTTCCTTACCAATGAAAACAAAGGGTATTTTGTACGCGGTGCGGAGAGTGATGCCGACATCTATTACTTTGATCTGCCTCTCTACTTTGAGCCCAAGCCTATTCTTGCATTAACAGGTAAGGTACTGGACAAAAAGACTAACCTGCCTGTGGCAGGAGCCAGGGTACGTGTAGAGCGCCTGCCTGATGGTCAGAAAACCGGCGAAACAGTGTCGGGGCCGGAAGGTGATTATGAGATCCAGCTCCCTCCGGGTCAGAAGTACGGCTACTATGCAGAAGCAGAAGAATACTACCCCATCAGTGAGAACATAGACCTTACAGAAGCCACGAGCAGCACGGCTCTGCGTCAGGACCTGTACCTGGTGCCTGTGGAACCGGAAGTTCCTATAAGGCTGAGTAATATATTCTTCGATTTTAATAAGGCTGAACTGAAAGAGGAGTCTTTCCCTGAGCTTAATCGCCTGGTTACTTTAATGAAGGACAATCCCTCTATCAACATCCGCATAGAAGGGCACACAGATGCCATAGGTACAGAAGAGTACAATGAGCGACTGAGTCTTCGCCGGGCCAATGCCATCTTCCGGTACCTAACAGAAAATAATATCTCCTATCAGAGACTGGAAACTAAAGGCTACGGTGAAAGCAGACCCATAGCCACAAACGAGACAGATGCCGGCCGGGCAGAAAACCGGCGTGTAGAGTTTGTTATAAAAAAATAA
- a CDS encoding PorP/SprF family type IX secretion system membrane protein, translated as MKRYTIKGWLLLIATLIPYLCINHHSQAQDAVFSQYYNASLYLNPALAGFDRNTSVQMNYRSQWNQLNFPYTTSQVSLIMPYYADKHAKPYGHIGGVGLSVYNDQAGNGNNFSTFGANLSFAYNLPLDTKQENQVSFGLQAGVINKSLDTDDLQWGSQYDPFIGFGGGNAPEVLTGYENRTFLDLGAGLFYSYSPEDEMKAIRGVNFGVGVNHLNQPNESVIAGEERQLPVLSKVHGSVIFGLGERTNLSANVLIANQNRESQINTGAYVSYKLITDGQPSIGYLTTRFGVWHRLEDSFIFLTEFETRQLKVGLSYDWNSSSLRYNERGIGTYEIHLALRFGSIAAPKTRY; from the coding sequence ATGAAAAGATATACGATCAAAGGGTGGCTGTTGCTGATAGCCACTCTAATACCATACCTGTGTATCAATCACCATAGCCAGGCACAGGACGCTGTTTTTAGTCAGTACTACAATGCTTCACTATATCTGAATCCGGCCCTCGCTGGCTTTGACAGAAATACGAGCGTTCAGATGAATTACCGCTCACAGTGGAACCAGCTGAACTTTCCTTACACTACATCTCAAGTGTCGCTTATCATGCCCTACTATGCGGACAAGCACGCCAAGCCTTACGGCCATATCGGGGGTGTGGGCCTTTCAGTTTATAATGACCAGGCGGGTAATGGCAATAATTTCAGCACATTTGGTGCAAATTTATCCTTTGCCTACAATTTGCCCCTTGATACCAAACAGGAAAATCAGGTAAGCTTCGGCCTGCAGGCAGGTGTGATCAATAAATCGCTCGATACGGACGACCTTCAGTGGGGCAGCCAGTACGACCCATTTATTGGCTTTGGGGGTGGTAATGCCCCGGAAGTACTTACAGGGTATGAAAACAGAACTTTTCTGGACCTGGGGGCCGGCCTATTCTACAGTTATAGCCCGGAAGATGAAATGAAGGCCATCAGAGGCGTGAATTTCGGGGTTGGAGTTAACCACCTTAACCAGCCTAATGAGTCAGTTATTGCCGGCGAGGAACGCCAGCTACCTGTGCTGTCAAAAGTTCACGGCTCGGTAATTTTCGGATTGGGTGAACGCACAAATCTTTCAGCAAATGTACTGATAGCCAACCAGAATCGTGAGAGCCAGATTAACACGGGGGCTTACGTATCCTATAAGCTCATTACCGATGGGCAGCCCTCCATTGGATACCTCACTACCCGCTTCGGGGTTTGGCATCGACTGGAAGATTCCTTTATCTTTCTGACCGAATTCGAGACCCGCCAGCTCAAGGTCGGATTAAGCTACGATTGGAATAGCAGCTCTCTCCGGTATAATGAGCGCGGAATAGGCACATACGAAATCCACCTTGCTTTACGCTTCGGAAGCATTGCAGCTCCAAAAACAAGATATTGA
- a CDS encoding PKD domain-containing protein: MKKALLLFCVAICFISAEALAQASKPYRDCFGEEVIYARQGLNQTGGPVDPLRSDPDLALGEPYQDINGNYSDAFDSFFSLGFGGEIIIRTSPIANEAGSDIYINEATFQRSCDVHPENIRVYASQDNINYIYLGQGCQDSEFDLTGVDGTLAWAQYWRIVDVSIPEEFPVEKNIDGYDIDGLVCLSAAPEAATYAIQPFVTCVTDNGNGTFTATFGYESPNSVEVSIPVGVDNSLSPVGLVASLPETFQPGRQDGAFTVDFPSGTTATWTVGGRSAVATSTSAGCSANAATASISGESILCPGSGDEGTLTVNLTGTAPWDLVIERESEGTITPITVEDIATSPYTFTTTETGVYTLVSVSNTNGEGTVSGFATVSQYNEASAMLTGGQAIYCGAASDFEVVFSGTPPFSFTYTDGSTNTTVNNIAQQIYSFSVTDPGTYSLVSMQDANCSGTVSGEANVQVLTPEATISGSQTIFCDESATISISFTGVKPYNFTYSDGTDNTSISGFEEDIYTFDVTEGGTYSLVSFDAAGCQGDVSGTAEINTTSPSASISASQDLCGGALGSFTVSFAGRAPYSFTYSDGNSQSTINNINASDFKVEGLSEGTYTLVSMTDIGCPGTVSGSVTLEEVQPEVTITAPETICEGETITLTAEANLAVTNYTWVTTGAGSLSAATGKSVTYTPASNEIGTVTFDVEATTDCGTAISQVALTINETPDATFTASGETVLTDEEVVFTPEEEDADSYQFDYGDGGSGSSNTHTYTEAGVYQVMLIVTKGDCQVSSTIVITVEPSEGILYVPNAFSPSASDMENQVIKVYGSGISSSDFAFEIYNRWGDLLWRTTSFSEANNTGWDGVVSGRLQPNGVYTYVLRGRMDSGESFEKTGTITLVQ; encoded by the coding sequence ATGAAGAAAGCATTACTACTTTTTTGTGTGGCGATTTGCTTCATCTCTGCAGAAGCTTTGGCTCAGGCCTCTAAACCCTACAGGGACTGCTTTGGCGAAGAGGTTATTTACGCCAGACAGGGCCTTAACCAAACCGGAGGGCCTGTAGACCCGCTCAGGAGTGATCCGGACCTGGCACTGGGAGAGCCTTACCAGGATATCAATGGCAATTACTCCGACGCATTCGACTCATTTTTTTCATTAGGATTCGGTGGTGAAATAATCATCAGAACCTCCCCCATAGCTAATGAGGCTGGTTCTGACATTTATATAAATGAAGCCACTTTCCAAAGGAGCTGCGATGTACACCCTGAAAACATTCGGGTATATGCCAGCCAGGATAACATTAACTACATTTACCTGGGACAGGGATGCCAGGATTCAGAGTTTGACCTCACCGGGGTGGACGGCACACTTGCCTGGGCGCAATACTGGCGCATAGTGGATGTAAGCATCCCTGAAGAGTTTCCTGTAGAAAAGAATATTGATGGCTATGACATAGACGGACTAGTTTGTTTAAGCGCAGCTCCGGAGGCTGCCACCTATGCTATTCAGCCATTCGTTACCTGTGTCACAGATAACGGAAACGGAACTTTTACTGCTACGTTTGGCTACGAAAGTCCTAATAGCGTAGAGGTAAGCATTCCTGTAGGTGTTGACAATAGCCTATCCCCTGTCGGGCTCGTGGCTAGCTTACCGGAAACCTTCCAGCCTGGCCGACAGGATGGCGCTTTTACGGTAGATTTCCCAAGTGGGACAACAGCCACATGGACCGTGGGCGGACGCTCAGCGGTAGCTACTAGCACCTCAGCGGGCTGTTCTGCAAATGCCGCCACCGCATCTATTAGTGGTGAGTCTATACTTTGCCCTGGCAGCGGTGATGAGGGAACATTGACTGTAAACCTTACCGGCACGGCTCCCTGGGACCTGGTAATTGAGCGTGAAAGTGAAGGCACTATCACCCCCATAACCGTGGAGGATATAGCCACTTCCCCTTATACATTCACCACCACAGAGACTGGTGTATACACGCTGGTATCAGTAAGCAATACGAATGGCGAAGGTACCGTTAGCGGATTTGCTACTGTATCTCAGTACAATGAAGCCTCTGCCATGCTTACCGGCGGACAGGCAATTTACTGTGGAGCAGCCTCAGACTTTGAAGTGGTATTCAGCGGTACGCCTCCCTTTAGCTTTACCTATACAGACGGCAGCACAAATACCACCGTAAATAATATTGCGCAACAGATTTACAGCTTCTCAGTGACTGACCCCGGCACCTACTCGCTGGTTTCCATGCAGGATGCAAATTGCTCAGGTACAGTAAGTGGCGAAGCGAATGTACAGGTACTTACTCCCGAAGCTACTATTTCAGGCAGTCAGACCATCTTCTGTGATGAAAGCGCAACTATTAGCATTTCATTTACTGGTGTAAAGCCTTATAACTTTACCTATTCGGACGGAACAGATAATACTTCCATCAGCGGATTTGAGGAAGATATCTACACCTTTGACGTGACAGAAGGCGGCACTTATTCACTGGTAAGTTTTGATGCTGCAGGTTGCCAGGGTGATGTGTCAGGCACTGCAGAGATTAACACTACCAGCCCCTCCGCATCGATTTCTGCCAGCCAGGACCTTTGCGGTGGGGCACTGGGTAGCTTCACGGTATCTTTCGCCGGTCGGGCTCCCTACAGTTTTACTTACTCTGATGGTAACAGCCAAAGCACTATAAATAACATCAATGCATCTGATTTCAAGGTTGAAGGCCTGTCTGAAGGCACCTATACCCTGGTCAGCATGACTGATATCGGATGTCCCGGCACAGTATCCGGCAGTGTAACCCTGGAAGAGGTGCAGCCAGAAGTAACAATCACAGCACCGGAAACCATCTGTGAGGGTGAAACCATCACTCTTACAGCAGAAGCTAATCTGGCGGTCACTAATTATACCTGGGTTACCACAGGAGCCGGCTCACTATCTGCTGCCACGGGCAAGTCGGTAACTTACACTCCTGCCAGTAACGAAATCGGAACGGTTACTTTTGATGTAGAGGCCACCACCGATTGTGGTACGGCCATCAGCCAGGTAGCTTTGACAATCAATGAAACGCCTGACGCCACCTTTACCGCTTCAGGTGAAACAGTGCTTACAGATGAAGAAGTGGTATTCACTCCTGAGGAAGAGGACGCAGACAGCTACCAGTTCGATTATGGGGATGGTGGGTCAGGCAGCTCCAACACCCACACCTACACAGAGGCAGGTGTATATCAGGTGATGCTGATCGTTACAAAAGGTGATTGCCAGGTAAGTTCTACTATCGTTATCACGGTAGAGCCGTCCGAAGGTATACTATACGTACCTAACGCCTTTTCCCCCTCGGCTTCTGACATGGAGAACCAGGTGATAAAGGTATACGGTTCAGGCATCTCATCATCTGACTTTGCTTTTGAAATCTATAATCGCTGGGGTGACCTGCTTTGGCGTACGACAAGCTTCAGCGAAGCCAACAATACCGGTTGGGATGGCGTGGTGAGTGGTAGGTTACAGCCAAATGGCGTCTATACCTACGTGCTTCGCGGGCGCATGGACAGCGGTGAATCATTTGAGAAAACAGGTACCATCACTCTGGTACAATAA
- the lysS gene encoding lysine--tRNA ligase: protein MQLSEQEILRREKREDLVKAGHNPYPSETFEVNVTTSDIHENYERRKTDYKDISIAGRLMSRRIMGSASFAEIQDASGRIQIYVRRDDICPDEDKTLYNTVFKKLVDIGDIVGIKGYVFTTQTGELSIYVTDFKVLSKSLKPLPIVKEATDEAGNKKTYDAFTDPEQRYRQRYVDLIVNPEVKETFIKRTRLVNSIRHFLTEHGYLEVETPILQPLYGGAAARPFKTHHNTLDMTLYLRIANELYLKRLIVGGFDGVFEFAKDFRNEGMSRFHNPEFTQVELYVAYKDYNWMMDLVEEMVEKVAMDLHGTTQVQVGEHTINFQRPWKRYTMFEAIEHFTGVDISEMDEAELRKTAGELNVEVDESMGKGKLIDEIFGEKCEGNLIQPTFITDYPVEMSPLAKRHRDKEGLVERFEAICNGKEICNAFSELNDPIDQRKRFEEQLELGKRGDDEAMVLDEDFLRSLEYGMPPTAGLGIGIDRLSMIMTNSNSIQDVLFFPQMKPEKKVQYASEQDYLDQGVREELIPILQKLGILTIEQLKNSAASKLHNDVCGMRKKMKLKEVKNPSLEEVEGWLSEE, encoded by the coding sequence ATGCAACTCAGTGAGCAGGAAATTTTACGGAGAGAAAAAAGGGAAGATCTGGTAAAAGCCGGTCATAACCCTTATCCGTCGGAGACATTCGAAGTGAATGTGACCACCAGTGATATCCACGAAAACTACGAAAGACGAAAGACAGACTATAAGGACATCTCTATCGCAGGTCGTCTGATGAGTCGCCGGATAATGGGGAGCGCCTCATTTGCTGAAATACAGGATGCTTCAGGCCGTATTCAGATTTATGTGAGACGGGATGATATTTGCCCTGATGAGGATAAGACACTTTACAATACGGTCTTCAAAAAACTCGTGGACATAGGAGATATCGTAGGTATTAAGGGCTACGTGTTTACTACCCAAACCGGCGAGCTGTCTATTTATGTAACTGATTTTAAGGTGCTAAGCAAAAGCCTTAAACCTCTCCCTATCGTAAAGGAGGCTACAGATGAAGCTGGTAATAAGAAAACGTATGATGCTTTTACAGATCCTGAGCAGCGCTATCGCCAGCGGTATGTGGATCTAATTGTTAACCCCGAGGTTAAGGAAACTTTTATAAAGCGTACGAGGCTGGTAAACAGTATCCGCCACTTCCTTACGGAACATGGTTATCTGGAGGTAGAAACCCCTATTCTTCAGCCACTTTATGGTGGTGCAGCAGCCCGGCCGTTTAAAACCCATCATAATACGCTGGATATGACCTTGTATCTGCGTATAGCAAATGAACTGTACCTGAAGCGTCTGATTGTAGGCGGCTTTGACGGGGTTTTTGAGTTTGCGAAGGACTTCCGTAATGAGGGGATGTCACGCTTTCACAATCCTGAATTTACCCAGGTAGAGCTTTATGTAGCTTATAAAGACTACAACTGGATGATGGATCTTGTGGAAGAAATGGTGGAAAAGGTGGCCATGGACCTGCACGGTACAACCCAGGTACAAGTAGGAGAGCACACGATCAACTTCCAGAGACCATGGAAGCGCTATACTATGTTTGAAGCGATCGAACACTTTACGGGTGTGGACATCTCCGAAATGGATGAGGCTGAGCTGCGTAAAACAGCAGGAGAGCTAAATGTGGAAGTGGATGAAAGCATGGGGAAAGGTAAGCTCATAGATGAAATCTTCGGGGAGAAGTGTGAGGGTAACCTGATACAGCCTACATTCATCACAGATTACCCTGTGGAGATGTCACCGCTGGCAAAACGCCACCGGGATAAAGAAGGGCTTGTGGAGCGTTTTGAGGCGATTTGTAATGGCAAAGAGATCTGTAATGCATTCTCTGAACTTAATGATCCTATTGACCAGAGAAAACGTTTTGAAGAGCAACTGGAACTTGGTAAGCGTGGTGATGATGAAGCCATGGTGCTGGATGAGGACTTTCTGCGGTCGCTCGAATACGGCATGCCCCCAACTGCGGGACTTGGTATCGGCATCGATCGCCTGTCTATGATCATGACCAATTCCAATTCTATCCAGGATGTGCTCTTTTTCCCACAAATGAAGCCGGAAAAAAAGGTACAATATGCCAGTGAGCAGGATTACCTGGATCAGGGAGTACGCGAAGAGCTGATTCCTATCCTTCAGAAATTAGGTATTCTTACTATAGAGCAGCTTAAAAACAGCGCAGCTTCAAAACTTCACAATGATGTATGCGGTATGCGTAAAAAGATGAAACTGAAGGAAGTGAAAAATCCCAGCCTGGAGGAAGTAGAGGGCTGGCTTTCTGAAGAATAA
- a CDS encoding ABC1 kinase family protein: MKEQSRIPTGKVQRAARFVRTGAKVGGNYLKYYTKKAFNPEHGREELDSDNAEDIYDSLSELKGSALKVAQMMAMDKNLLPGAYQQRFQMAQYSAPPLSYPLVVKTFQKYFGDSPTKLFDTFTKNAVNAASMGQVHQATMDGKTLAVKIQYPGVGDSVKSDLKLVRPFALRLLNINEKELDRYMEEVEEKLLEETDYELELRRSIEISEACGHIESLFFPKYYQDLSSERVITMDWLEGMHLKEFLQTNPSQEVRNSIGQALWDFYHHQIHNLRKVHADPHPGNFLMREDGTLGIIDFGCIKVIPEFFYDRYFALISKDMLSEGGTDDINKIFEELEFLVPEDTPEDRKIFTSIFKEMIGLLGKPFHSDTFDFSDDAYFKQIFELGERISNMQEVRKNKNARGSRHGLYINRTYFGLYNILNDLKANITTTKPEWLEATPA, from the coding sequence ATGAAAGAACAATCCAGAATACCGACCGGAAAGGTTCAGCGGGCCGCCAGGTTTGTGCGAACCGGAGCCAAAGTAGGCGGTAACTATTTAAAATATTATACTAAGAAGGCGTTTAACCCTGAACACGGTCGTGAAGAATTGGATTCTGATAATGCTGAAGACATCTACGACTCACTGAGTGAACTCAAAGGTAGCGCCCTAAAGGTAGCTCAGATGATGGCCATGGATAAAAACCTGCTGCCTGGTGCATATCAGCAGCGCTTTCAAATGGCTCAGTACAGTGCACCACCCCTTTCTTATCCACTAGTGGTTAAGACATTTCAAAAATACTTCGGCGACTCCCCTACCAAATTATTTGATACGTTTACCAAAAACGCGGTAAATGCTGCCTCTATGGGCCAGGTACATCAGGCCACCATGGATGGTAAAACGCTAGCCGTAAAAATTCAGTATCCGGGGGTGGGTGACAGTGTTAAGTCTGACCTAAAACTGGTAAGACCTTTTGCGTTAAGGTTGCTTAACATAAATGAAAAGGAACTTGACCGGTATATGGAGGAAGTAGAAGAGAAACTACTGGAAGAAACTGATTATGAGCTTGAACTTCGTCGTTCTATAGAGATCAGCGAAGCTTGCGGGCACATAGAAAGCCTCTTTTTCCCCAAATATTACCAGGACCTGAGCAGTGAGCGAGTGATTACCATGGACTGGCTGGAAGGTATGCACCTAAAAGAATTCTTACAAACTAACCCAAGTCAGGAGGTAAGAAACAGCATCGGCCAGGCACTTTGGGACTTCTATCATCATCAGATTCACAACTTGCGTAAGGTACATGCTGACCCTCACCCGGGCAATTTCCTGATGCGTGAGGATGGTACCCTGGGAATAATTGACTTCGGCTGTATCAAAGTAATCCCTGAATTCTTCTATGACCGCTATTTTGCCCTCATTAGTAAGGACATGCTGAGCGAAGGAGGAACCGATGATATCAATAAAATATTTGAAGAGCTGGAATTTCTTGTTCCCGAAGACACCCCGGAAGATAGGAAAATCTTTACTTCTATATTTAAAGAGATGATAGGCCTGCTAGGAAAGCCATTCCATTCGGATACATTTGACTTTAGCGACGATGCTTATTTTAAGCAGATCTTCGAGTTAGGTGAGCGCATCAGCAATATGCAAGAAGTTCGTAAGAACAAAAATGCCAGAGGATCACGCCACGGATTGTATATTAACCGCACCTACTTTGGCTTGTATAATATACTTAATGATCTGAAGGCAAACATTACCACTACCAAACCGGAGTGGTTAGAAGCGACACCTGCCTAA
- a CDS encoding TetR family transcriptional regulator C-terminal domain-containing protein has product MTADNIKEAYMAYVLEHGYEPPSVFVFAKDLGLKESEFYNFYNSFTAIKKDIWLGFFSNTMERLHSEEVFMEYSVREKLLAFYYTWIEVLKENRSYVLQTVNEVKRPELTPSYLKPFREHFVHFANELLNEGKETEEVVDRPLIGNRYDDGLWLQLLFVLNFWVKDDSQGFEKTDAAIEKAVNLSFDLMGKSPVDSLVDFAKFIFQNR; this is encoded by the coding sequence ATGACAGCTGACAATATAAAAGAAGCCTACATGGCCTACGTATTGGAGCATGGTTACGAGCCACCCTCAGTATTTGTGTTTGCTAAGGACCTCGGTTTAAAAGAGTCTGAGTTCTATAACTTTTACAACTCATTCACCGCCATAAAGAAAGATATCTGGCTTGGCTTCTTTTCAAACACAATGGAGAGACTGCACAGCGAAGAGGTATTCATGGAGTATAGTGTGCGCGAGAAGTTACTGGCCTTCTACTATACCTGGATAGAAGTGCTTAAGGAAAACAGAAGTTATGTGCTCCAGACCGTAAATGAAGTAAAGCGGCCTGAGCTCACTCCTTCATACCTCAAGCCATTCCGTGAGCACTTTGTCCATTTTGCCAATGAATTACTTAACGAAGGAAAAGAAACGGAAGAAGTTGTAGACAGGCCATTGATAGGTAACCGATACGATGACGGACTCTGGTTGCAGTTGCTTTTTGTGCTCAACTTCTGGGTCAAAGATGATAGTCAGGGATTTGAAAAAACGGATGCAGCTATAGAAAAAGCTGTCAATTTGTCCTTTGACCTAATGGGCAAATCACCCGTGGACAGCCTTGTGGATTTTGCCAAATTTATTTTTCAAAACCGGTAG
- a CDS encoding nitroreductase family protein produces MSDTHSSSENNYIPYEKDTYSADEMIQRSRSFYEWLNKRRTVRDFSDKPVPREVMENIVMAASTAPSGANKQPWTFCLVQDPGVKKQIRDAAEKEEYENYHGRMSDRWLKDLEKFGTDWHKPFLEHAPWLIIVCKKAYEPGEGGEKVNNYYVNESVGLAAGMLLAAIHHAGLVSLTHTPSPMNFLTKILNRPENERPFLLIPVGYPAEGAKVPAIARKTLEEISSVY; encoded by the coding sequence ATGTCCGACACACACTCTTCTTCTGAAAATAATTACATTCCTTATGAAAAGGATACGTATTCTGCGGATGAAATGATACAGCGCAGCAGGTCATTTTATGAGTGGCTCAATAAGCGCCGCACGGTAAGAGATTTTTCTGATAAGCCGGTCCCGAGGGAGGTGATGGAAAACATCGTGATGGCGGCATCTACTGCTCCAAGCGGGGCCAATAAGCAGCCCTGGACTTTTTGCCTGGTGCAGGACCCGGGGGTGAAAAAGCAGATAAGGGATGCCGCCGAAAAGGAGGAGTATGAAAACTACCACGGACGCATGAGTGATCGCTGGCTCAAAGACCTGGAGAAGTTTGGAACCGATTGGCATAAGCCTTTTCTGGAGCATGCCCCCTGGCTCATAATTGTGTGCAAAAAGGCTTATGAACCAGGTGAAGGTGGGGAGAAAGTAAATAATTACTATGTGAATGAATCGGTAGGACTGGCGGCGGGAATGTTATTGGCCGCTATTCATCATGCAGGTCTGGTTTCGTTAACGCATACGCCAAGCCCTATGAACTTTCTGACTAAAATACTGAACAGGCCGGAGAATGAAAGGCCGTTTCTCCTTATCCCCGTAGGCTATCCTGCGGAGGGTGCTAAGGTGCCGGCCATAGCACGTAAAACACTGGAGGAAATATCGTCTGTATACTGA